The Astyanax mexicanus isolate ESR-SI-001 chromosome 4, AstMex3_surface, whole genome shotgun sequence genome segment aaaactttttgcaaaaacggagagagagagagagagagagagagagagagagagaaacaaatggagagagacaaacacaaacagagaaatggagagagagcaacaaagctctctatccaggtctgagctggaagtctgaaccggattgttacagctggacaccgcattaaagCGCTTCAGTCGTtaaaccagaaaagaaatctgcatgttgggtggcggcggggcagattacggcagaagttggggtcaaacttggtgccgaaataaaacttgggttaaaaaaatagtaacgcgttactgattccaacttaACAGCGTATGTTAATGATTTAACGCCGACATCCCTAATAATTacaaatgaaaaatcacagaaacactgacctgagaatctgcagtttacattgtgaactcttcagtccagcagagagcagctccactcctgaatcctgcaggtcgttgttactgaggtccagctctttcagggaggagttttccaggtataaaactgattccagattttcacacgtctttactccaagattacatgaagctagtctaaaaatcaagaataaacaaatgatttcacaataaacccaaagaagaatatttgaatggattgacaaagaatagctggtgtttctttatactgaaacagttaacatgcagaaatctccactttatttgtgatcagcatgggcatacagttcaccaaaagctctgggacagattataatgagttaaaatagaaaagaaaatgtttaacaaaacatagaatgagcaaggctttttggagtatgtgaatttattctattttcccagttaaactctggaaaaacattacaccttctcccacatatatataggttagaaataaatacagacacttaaaatgtatgttctatatgaaatTTTTATGTTGTATTGTTAATCATCATTTCTCCAAAGCATATTGAGATGCAAGATGCAagagatgtgcatttattttaacaaaaacatataacttttttaagattgtatttaatcagtctaagacagaaacttcatgtactgtttacattaaaatgatggtttgattattattacacacaaaggatAATGCATGCTTATATGTAACAATGTGAATAATGTAGATCCATcagtgattgaatggaaactgattctacacatcagcagtttattaaaaactgtgtgaaggcctgaataaaaatactcacacagctcttctggatattttaactactggcagcagccttagaagacactcctctgatggatgatatttactgaggttaaactcctccagctcttcttctgagttcaccaacacaaacgccagagctgaccactgagcaggagagagcctggcctgttgaagacgacgctcaccacctccactcaggtatttctgcacttcctgcactagagaatgatcattcagttcattcagacagtggaacagattgatggatttctctggagatgagttctcctcaatcttcttcttgatgtatttgatggtttcctcattgctgtgagagatcctctctgtctgtgtcagtacgactcgtaatagagtctgattagactTCAGTGAGAGACCCAGGAGGAAACGAAGAAACaagtccaggtgtccactctcactctgtaaggctctgtctatggcactgctgaggaattTAGTAATCGTTGACTTGCTGAAGATTGCAGATAGTTCAGTGCTTTGGTTTTCAGGGATTTGCTGATTCAAAAAGCTTCTGTCAATGAAgcagagaaatgcatataaagcagcaagaaactcctgaacgctcagatgtacaaagctgaagaccttccccaggtgcagctcaagttcctccctgaagatctgggtacacactcctgagtacaccgACACTTCTTTAATgtcgatgccactctctcttagatcttcctcatagaagatcaggtttcctttctccagctgctggaatgccagtttccccagagccaggatacttgttctaaTTTGCTGAGGATCaatgtcacttttcccactgtacttctggctcttgagtttgatctgaaagatcaggaagtgtgtgaacatctgtgtcagggttttgggaatttctccactctcagcttcactcagcattctctctagaacagtggctgtaatccagcagaagaccggtatgtggcacatgatgtagaggcttcttgaagatctgatgtgtgtgaagactttattGGCCAGGTCCTTATCtctgatcctcttactgaagtactcctgtttctgagggtcactgaaaccccgcacttctgttacctggtcaaaacactcaggagggatctgattggccgctgctggtcgagaggtgatccagaggagagcagagggaagcagattccccttgatgaggttcgtcagcagaacatccactgaggtttgctcttctatattcaccaagttctcattgttctggaaatctagaggcagtcgacactcatccagtccatcaaaaatgaacatgaccttgtagcccttataatgtcttggttttaaatcttgtgtttctgggaaaaagctctgaagaagattcacaagactgagcttcttctccttcatcagattcagctctctaaaaggaagtggaaatatgaagagaatgtcctgatttacttctccttcagaccagtccagaatgaacttctgcacagagactgtttttcctaTTCCAGccactcctttagtcagtacagttctgatgggtcgtttctgttctggtaatggtttaaagatgtcgttgcatttgataggtttttcctgtgttgtttttttcctggatgcagcttcaatctgtttcacctcatgttcctgattgacatctcctccatctccctctgtgatgtagagctctgtgtagatctcattcagaagtgctgactttacatggcctgagattccttcattaagtatctgatatttatctctcagcttggatttgagctttcgttgGCATGCAGGGGCCAATTCTGATTAcagaggaagagaataaggaaaatgtaattagctgtgatcttcatgaaagacccctgtgtagaacaactttgatacagtagataattttaaggtttaaggatacatttgatgctgtgacacaatatattgtaattacAAAATCCAGTTAACTATTGCCTattattctaatttgaaaagcagaattcctctgaggaaataaattagcactagttgttccccattctcatgacccagaactcttactgatctctagtgtgttggcgaggtctgtctgattcatgttcctcaggatgtgcagtgtgaccttcagcaccccctccttctgatcatcctccacctctccctcagagcatgctgggtaatctggatttaggagattcttgaatgtgttcagctcgttctttACTAGAGAGAAAAACGTCTCCTGCAgcttctgattaagaacaaacatcagagaatcactaaagctgatacagtacagagagagatgatgacactgatctgaggagaaAATGAGTTATAGATGCTCTGGTCtgtaaaatgatttaaacatcatgttgctgagcagcatcttattgcattaatatcaacattatttaatatataatacagttataatactcTATTAAACTGAAGGTGAATAAATTATGATTAGTATCAAAACTTTAAAGTAAAGttacatttatatgtaaaataaatcaggGAGATTCACATCATATATATGGTTCAGtactaaccttgaatatgtggtccagttcttttctggaaaagttttttttcttctcactgtggatgaacagaaaagccacactgtaatccacattattaaatcagctgatctaaaaaaaacgtgtttcaataaaatatggtgagattattaataaaataaagaatagcagcaaataacagatacaaagaaaagattaatctgtaattaaaataaaatgtaaataaatgtatcaggAATACCAGAACCAAGAGAGACACACGCTGATATGAGTCAAACAGTTTAATCAGTTTACTAACAAAAGGGACAAGCAGATAAGGATAGTCTaaagcaggcagggtcagtaacataaagccagcataaacaaacaacataccagtagAGAGGAGAAAGCAGGGTCGGTacacagagaaatagacagaagtGGAATAAGCAGAAGGGTGGTCTAATAACAAGCAACAGAAagcaacaaacaataaactgagCAAGGCAAAAAGGGTAAACAGTAAAAGAGAAAGGGGTCAATAAACGATAAGGCAGAATAACAAAGAGATACGtgtcgtagaagagctagggaacctagattcaatactcagcaactgaTAGCTGAAACTGAGGAGTATTTATACTCAAACATTCAGGTGAGCAATCAGTAGCTGTAGCTCAGTAGCTCAGCAGcaatgtgaatgtaattagaaagaaaacagctaaaatGTTTTCCAGAATTTCaattaacaaaatatgttttaaagtgtATTATAATCAATTCTGAATACATTACTGGTCTATGTATTGTACTAGAACACATTCTCCCATTGCTGGATGTATGCACTCACCCCAGCAACTGAGATGATAAATATATGCACGACAGATGATGACGTTTTATTCAATGctattaaagaaacaataaatgtccTGTTTTCAATACACTGGAACATAGTTTTAGAAGCAATAatcctagcaaaaaaaaaatttccaccagacacataaagcactttgtggtttggccaccagatggcgctaatgtgctctgtgtcGTAAAGCTTTGAGTGGAGAATATTTTTGTACAGTTAGGAGAAACGATTCAGCGCTTATATAAGCTTTAGTttaccatcaataatattttagatacGTTAGCAGAGCAATTTCAGCAGAAGTAGcattaattgtgtttaatttagtataaaagaggagagaacagagcacatgtacacacatggacaaaattgttggtaccccgcggttaatgaaagaaaaacccacaatggtcacagaaataattagaatctgacaaaagtaataataaataaaaatgctatgaaaatgaacaTATGAAAGTCAGATATTGCTCTTCAGCCATGCTTCAACagaagtatataaaatatatataaaaatctcatGAAACCTGGGCCTGAGCAGACATGgtacccttaacttaatatttagttgcacaaccttttaaggtaatcactgcaattaaatgattcctgcagctctcagcaggtattttggtccactcctcaTGAGTTATCTGCTCCTGCTGTCTCAGGTTTGAAAGAGCCTTTTCCAGACGGCTccatgtttcagctccttccaaagatgctcaataggatttaggtcaggactcatAGAAGCACTTCAGAATAGTCTAATGTTTTCCTCTTAGCCAATCGTGGGTGTTTCtatctgtgtgttttgggtcattatcctgttgcaagacccatgacctgcgactgagaccaagctttctgacactgagcagcacatttctctctagaatctCTTGATAGTCTTGAAATTTCATTGTACCCTGAACAGATTCAAGACCCCCTGTACCAGGTGCAGCAAAGCACCATgtttccaccatgtttcacagtagggacagTGTCCTTTTCCTCATATGCttcatttttctgtctgtaaacaTAGAGCTGATGTGTCTTGACAAAAAGTTCCAGAAGCTTTGTGGCTTCTCAACATGTAGTTTAGCAATTTCCAGTCtggctttttaatgttttgttttcaacaaTGGTGTCCTCCTTGGTCGTCTCCCATAAAGTTCACTTTGGCCCAAACAGTGATGGTGTGATCTGACACTGATGCTCCTTGAGCTTAAAGTTCACCTTTAATCTCTTTAGGAGtttttctgggctcttttgttCCCTTTCGTATTATCCGTCTCTTTGATTTGTCATCAATTTTCCTCCTGCGGCcacgtccagggaggttagctacagtccTGTGGATGTTAAATTCCTGAATAATATGTGAACTGTAGTCACAGGAAATTCAAGctgcttaaaaatgcttaaaaaataacctttaactttaacatgcttttaatttaattaaattttctcCTGAAACAACTCTTCCCTTCACttcctctggtccatgttgagtgtggtacacaccacttcaccaaacagcacagtgactacctgtagccctatatatatatatatatatatatatatatagacccacTGATTGATTACAAGATTTAGAcacctgtgatgctaattagtggacacaccttgatttaacatgtGCCTTTAGTCACATTATTTTCAAAGGTACCATAatttttgtccaggcctgtttaatgagtttactttttaaaacaattatgttgaagcacagttgaaaatcaatgtcagattttcatttatttattttcatagaatttttatttagtattacttttgtcaaattcaagttatttctgtgaccattgtgggtttttcattcacgcttcattttcctccaaatctctctctctctcttccccatgctttctcacacacaaacacacacacacacacacacacacacacacagctgaaggcatgttttctctttccagGCTGTTAAAGGTGGGATATGGAGCTACTCTagagtttatttcctccattaaagctctcagttaaaatcagttactcagcacattaaaatattctcatttatactgacattagcaataaaacaaaaaataatctagtctgccagacacaacacactgcacaatgaCTGTTGTcccttcacagaatattgttgtgattaatacaatgaatgttttaatttgattgatataacttatataaatatagtataatttagttttgcttttctaacactgatgcttttattcaagaatatctggtaggtcacatggtgcACTGTTCAATATTTGGAGGTGtgagtttaatgtttaaatattgaatatattgttttgattaatatatttaataagcaAATCTTACGATCATTTAAGAagtgcagtttattacaatataatacttttcgaaacatttttttgaataatgcaaaatacagttttttttatctgacaaaattacaaaaatcatTTAGATACTGTTTTTATCAGAATTacacacccctaatatagatatataattatactgtaatttactctcattgttcAGGTCAGTCAGTCTAATCTAAACCCCGCCTCCCCATCACACCACAGCTGTGTACACTGATCATTACATACAGTGAATCTCACACTGAcctcctgtgtatgtgtgtgaaagtgtgtgtgtgtgtgtgtgtgtgtgtgtgtgtgagggtgtgtgtgagggtgtgtgttatatgctttaaaaaggtaaattatagaaaaagtaaatgatgtaagtgatgtttcactcactgtgggtcagaggtcatatcttcactgctgaaataagGAGGAATAATGATGgacgcgtcactcttcatagaaacacagctgggttttggagaagctcctctctgggtttcagttctgttaacattaaacacagtgaaactccagcatttacacagtgaaactccaacacacagcacatctttaataaagatcaggaactgaagagcttcactctcagaacagaacagtagtttagtgcagtgatgtaccgagacccagagcttcctcctccactgctgaactctGGAGGATCCACCATGGaccaatcactcttcatagacactccactgggggctggagatgctgctctcttctccctgtaaacagatcttcatgatgatccatgatgagagtaaagtgtggagtaatgtgttcctttactaaaacttattcacaggttccagactaacttcttcataaccgtcccagaagcgtcccgaagctttctgtcagctgccccaaactgaaaaacgctcgtctaataaatatacatattttaatttctttaacaatactgttgaatatatttgtgtgtttgttatgatgtcacaatgtcatcacctgattagatcatatttactatatgtattttatagatctgtgtctagttaataacatgtattggtaagagctacacaattacacaattatactgtattataaactaaaaggtatacttttatactgaactctaacagagatacagatcagaacagaatagaacaagtctttctgtgagaagcttcattccacagctttaatatcaaacccaatcacttccatctgatctatataaatgcagcacatcaggatttcctcatttctaatgctaatgtaaacccagacagcgtgtggtaaaatccgagacggatcctcacaatggatctggttcagagttcactttcactacagactaatccGATCCGGATTTTGATCAAATCGTCACATTTATGTTCAAAAATCTGGACCAGATCCTCTTACCACCATCCTGAACCAGAGCAGCTCTGTTCTGGTTATTGAACCTCGCCAGCTGCAAACAGCTCAGCAACCacccctataccatagcaaccaccatagcaacaacataagatcactacagaaaccacctaatactgttactgtgccagaattaaacatatttacactctACACTACAATATGGAATAATAAGtattaatattaactattagatattaaaggcagatctttactttaaatacagattagaaacacattctactataagaataacaggctggtttgttaagcgtttctctgtgtttaagatAACTCTGTTCGTAAcagtttaaaactgtaaaacatgcagatcacagctcctggattagagctgaaatcattaaaatataaaactactttacattagggctgggcgatatggaaaaaagtcttatcacgatatagttttccatatcagccgatatcgatatgtatcacaatataaatcaattaacgttctgttacacttaaaggtttctttttactcataagtgagagAATATGGGAGTTATGACCAAAATCACTAGCagactcagagccttgtggacagacactaggatatCCACATCTTGTCAGGTAGgtacaaggtgctcagacagcttttaaattaatttaaaaaagtcattatacatccacacaggtccggaaCCCACCCACATGTTTGGCCCTTAAGacaagtacaaggggacaaatatataaactctaaaaaaaatcagaccctatacattatttgtctgtttaatttaaattcccATAGCActtctaaaattatatttaatcaagggattattcccctccctgaatgcaggcagctacataaagcaaaatacaagagtaatatcagtgttcattttgacaggtggtTTTGATGTAGTTAAAGTCTtaatcttttgactaaaatgtataatagttttaattaCATTCTAGTCTATTGgatattattaattttagtcaagttttagtcagtgaaaacaaacattttagtctagttttagtctaataaattttggtcatataaaaagtatgtattacatatgttttactgtttttaatctTACTGTTTGTAtgtaatcttctgtatttagtaaaatatccagcacaacagactctctacctgttaaaaactaaaaacacaaagtagtcagagacagaggagaaacagaaacaggagaattctgccctcagggttttctaacagaaacagtgagggttaggaaaaaagatggaaagtgctgcttttctgtgtgtttaaatactaacccatcactcgtgctgaagttaacgttAGTTTACATGGAAAGTGGTAAAGCATGCTGCCTGATCGCGTGCTACACCTGTTCGCAGCGCagcttaaacgggaaatagaaaataaagtttatcgaatcctatcaCCCAGCTTATCAGTGTAatcgaggaaaatatatatcgtgatacatatcgataacGTTTTaacgcccagcactactttacatattcacccatcacttaatttactcactttagaacaggaggtcctcctccactgctgaagtttGGAGGATAATCCATGGaccaatcactcttcatagacactccactgggggctggagatgctgctctcttcctcctgtaaacagatcttaatGATGATCCATGacgagagtaaagtgtggagtaatgtgacgtaacaatgtcatcacctgattagatcatatttactatatgtattttatagatctgtgtctagttaataacatgtattggtaagagctacacaattacacaattatactgtattataaactaaaaggtatatttttatactgaactctaacagagatacagatcagaacagaatagaacaagtctttctgtgagaagcttcattccacagctttaatatcaaacccaatcacttccatctgatctatataaatgcagcacatcaggatttcctcatttctaatactaatgtaaacccagacagcgtgtggtaaaatccgagacggatcctcacaatggatctggtaCAGAGTCCACTTTCACTACAGACAAATCCGATATGGAccatatttttgaacataaatatgcaaccaccccataccatagcaaccacctagcaacagcataatatcactacagcaaccacccagaaggaaacatattattaatattaacaattagatattaaaggcagatatgtactttaaatacagattagaaacacattctactataagaataactggctggtttgttaagtgtttctctgtgtttaaatacagcacagggttctgactctggtccaggagaaactctgttctcagtattttaaaactgtaaaatatgcagatcacagctccaggattagagctgaaaccattacaatacaaaactactttacatattaaacccatcacttaatttactcactttaggacaggaggtcctcctccactgctggagttctgaagatccatcatttactcttcttcattcacacacagctgaacactgccgacaccgacccctgagaacagatcagccgttacaataaaacctttattcttacaataatgacattatcatcagaactgcattaaacaaaacctgataaactaacaaaacaaaccaaacagagaacgatacataacagtgtgatttaccctcattacacattattctacagattacagaaacatttactgttattataatttaattattagtagtaatattactgcattacacaacattataaacatacacactgttctattattattaatgatattattattattatgttactgaatcagaatagagagattatttaagtataatataaaacagcaggattaaaaacactaacacaccgcgtgatcttgagctccgttgctccccctgctggttaaacagcgctactgcatataaacacgcctttatagcagttccgtgtttttatctccccaacagatcaaagtccacattaagcagtaatgcgctttaaacagcataaactacactgtgatcaataaatatcaatctatatctgcgcatttctcttaagtttacagcattattgatctgttacagctgattgttctccagccgctctgatctagaccaggtccaggtctgatccaggcccggttcagctctccatgctgatcctggttcttccagtggaatcggacactgagctgagcttaaagaaccggttctggatctgaggaacctttagaaccggttctgactttaagctacacggttctgttctacattctcttcagttctgaacttaccgagtgaatccggacttctgtcctcttctaaagAAGGAGACTGGACTTTCTCCTTCACCTGCGTCTCACCTGTCTCCTTCTAAGGCGGAGCTATTGTACGTTATTCCCTACTGTCAGCCAATCATATCACAGGGCTGAATGTAATGTTTGATGTTCATGAGCCTTaagtttctcccacacagctGTAAAACCCTCAGTTTTTAGACTGGTGTTCTGCTACCCGTCCAAAAGTGCTCCTCCCCGCAGTGCGCATGCTCTGAcccacatttaattttttttttataagtttttcaTAATGATTCTGTTTTCCGTGACTGCATTAAACACcctgagctcactgtcattatttatttaagggtTATATAGCTGGAACGATTCTGCTTCACTCCTTAGCTCCAGCTACAgccatagacatcatatacacAGACGCCGCATCACCTAACACCGTCTATTGGAGCTGGTGTGCCtgcgtggccgccatattggaggaggaaACCCTGCACCACAAGTGcaataatttacactgaggaaggtgtttaatacacctataataatcgcAACTCCACcattttttacccgatttacacacggtctggtttgttacaaacagcagagatgtagttatgatacaggacgctgttacacattacaaatacctgctttcatgctgaaatactttaaattatgcttttaaacaaagacagATATACGGTATAGCATATTTATaaggttaatataatataatgttacctgtctccactctcttaactataaactttaacatgaaatataaatattaaaatattaaaaggcagcaaaaatcattttaaacaccaCACATTAACACAGGTTATGCACACTATAG includes the following:
- the LOC125801107 gene encoding NACHT, LRR and PYD domains-containing protein 14-like isoform X3, coding for MMDLQNSSSGGGPPVLKSVYREKRAASPAPSGVSMKSDWSMVDPPEFSSGGGSSGSRTETQRGASPKPSCVSMKSDASIIIPPYFSSEDMTSDPHEKKKNFSRKELDHIFKKLQETFFSLVKNELNTFKNLLNPDYPACSEGEVEDDQKEGVLKVTLHILRNMNQTDLANTLEIKLAPACQRKLKSKLRDKYQILNEGISGHVKSALLNEIYTELYITEGDGGDVNQEHEVKQIEAASRKKTTQEKPIKCNDIFKPLPEQKRPIRTVLTKGVAGIGKTVSVQKFILDWSEGEVNQDILFIFPLPFRELNLMKEKKLSLVNLLQSFFPETQDLKPRHYKGYKVMFIFDGLDECRLPLDFQNNENLVNIEEQTSVDVLLTNLIKGNLLPSALLWITSRPAAANQIPPECFDQVTEVRGFSDPQKQEYFSKRIRDKDLANKVFTHIRSSRSLYIMCHIPVFCWITATVLERMLSEAESGEIPKTLTQMFTHFLIFQIKLKSQKYSGKSDIDPQQIRTSILALGKLAFQQLEKGNLIFYEEDLRESGIDIKEVSVYSGVCTQIFREELELHLGKVFSFVHLSVQEFLAALYAFLCFIDRSFLNQQIPENQSTELSAIFSKSTITKFLSSAIDRALQSESGHLDLFLRFLLGLSLKSNQTLLRVVLTQTERISHSNEETIKYIKKKIEENSSPEKSINLFHCLNELNDHSLVQEVQKYLSGGGERRLQQARLSPAQWSALAFVLVNSEEELEEFNLSKYHPSEECLLRLLPVVKISRRAVLASCNLGVKTCENLESVLYLENSSLKELDLSNNDLQDSGVELLSAGLKSSQCKLQILRLSGCMITDKGCCSLASALILNPSHLKELDLTYNHPGESGVKLLSDRLEDPHCKLEKLGVEHGGKIRIKPGLKKYGCDFTLDLNTAQCYLSLSEENRRVEFRAELQSYPDHPERFDEWSQVLSRERVTGVTGRCYWEAEWSGGGGAAVALSYKTISRKGWGSDCVFGENINSWSLFCSDNSYSVHHNNNSTDLSTPPSGCRRVGVYVDCPSGTLSFYRVSSDTHSPSHSHTLTHLHTFYTTFTQPLYAGFWVYVSGSSVRLCKIE
- the LOC125801107 gene encoding NACHT, LRR and PYD domains-containing protein 14-like isoform X2, with protein sequence MMDLQNSSSGGGPPVLKRKRAASPAPSGVSMKSDWSMDYPPNFSSGGGPPVLKEKRAASPAPSGVSMKSDWSMVDPPEFSSGGGSSGSRTETQRGASPKPSCVSMKSDASIIIPPYFSSEDMTSDPHEKKKNFSRKELDHIFKKLQETFFSLVKNELNTFKNLLNPDYPACSEGEVEDDQKEGVLKVTLHILRNMNQTDLANTLEIKLAPACQRKLKSKLRDKYQILNEGISGHVKSALLNEIYTELYITEGDGGDVNQEHEVKQIEAASRKKTTQEKPIKCNDIFKPLPEQKRPIRTVLTKGVAGIGKTVSVQKFILDWSEGEVNQDILFIFPLPFRELNLMKEKKLSLVNLLQSFFPETQDLKPRHYKGYKVMFIFDGLDECRLPLDFQNNENLVNIEEQTSVDVLLTNLIKGNLLPSALLWITSRPAAANQIPPECFDQVTEVRGFSDPQKQEYFSKRIRDKDLANKVFTHIRSSRSLYIMCHIPVFCWITATVLERMLSEAESGEIPKTLTQMFTHFLIFQIKLKSQKYSGKSDIDPQQIRTSILALGKLAFQQLEKGNLIFYEEDLRESGIDIKEVSVYSGVCTQIFREELELHLGKVFSFVHLSVQEFLAALYAFLCFIDRSFLNQQIPENQSTELSAIFSKSTITKFLSSAIDRALQSESGHLDLFLRFLLGLSLKSNQTLLRVVLTQTERISHSNEETIKYIKKKIEENSSPEKSINLFHCLNELNDHSLVQEVQKYLSGGGERRLQQARLSPAQWSALAFVLVNSEEELEEFNLSKYHPSEECLLRLLPVVKISRRAVLASCNLGVKTCENLESVLYLENSSLKELDLSNNDLQDSGVELLSAGLKSSQCKLQILRLSGCMITDKGCCSLASALILNPSHLKELDLTYNHPGESGVKLLSDRLEDPHCKLEKLGVEHGGKIRIKPGLKKYGCDFTLDLNTAQCYLSLSEENRRVEFRAELQSYPDHPERFDEWSQVLSRERVTGVTGRCYWEAEWSGGGGAAVALSYKTISRKGWGSDCVFGENINSWSLFCSDNSYSVHHNNNSTDLSTPPSGCRRVGVYVDCPSGTLSFYRVSSDTHSPSHSHTLTHLHTFYTTFTQPLYAGFWVYVSGSSVRLCKIE